The region GCGGTGGATGCAGCGCCGGTCCGCCGCCGAGCTCGCCGGGCGCCGGGCCGAGATCGTCACCGCGATCCGGGAACTGGCCGAGCTGGAGTTCGTCAACGGCGGCGGCACCGGCAGCATCGAGACCACCACCGCCGAGTCCGCCGTCACCGAGGTCGCCGCCGGGTCCGGGCTGGTCGGGCCGACGTTGTTCGACGCGTACCGGTCTTTCCGGCCGGAGCCCGCCCTGCTGTTCGCGCTGCCCGTAGTGCACCGCCCCGGCGGCCGGGTGGCGACGGTGTTCGGCGGCGGCTACATCGCGTCCGGGCCGGTCGGCGCCGACCGCGCACCGACGCCTTACCTGCCCACGGGGCTGAAGCTGACCGCCGTCGAAGGCGCGGGCGAGGTGCAGACGCCGGTCGCCGGGCACGCCGCCCGGCGGCTGCGCCTGGGCGACCGGGTCTGGTTCCGCCACGCCAAGGCCGGCGAGCTCGCCGAGCGGTTCAACGAGTACCACCTGGTCGACGGCGACCGGGTGGCCGACTCGGTGCCCACCTACCGCGGGGAGGGCAGGTCCTTCGGTTGATCGTCGGGCAGCCGGTTGGCCAGGTAGCCCCGGACCAGCTCCCGCGCCTCGGTGACCAGCGTCGGGTCGCCCGCGGGGTCGCGGCGGAAAGCCAGGTGCAGCACCGCGTCGGCGGCCTCCACCGCCACCGACAGCGGCAGCATCAGGTCGGCGGCCTCCAGGTCGAACTCGGCGGCGATCAGGGAGGTCAGCTTCTCGGCGATGACCGTGTTGTTGTCCTTGCTCGCGTCGAGCAGCCGCAGGTCCACGACGTCGCCGAAGTGCAGGCGGCTGAACCCGGGAACCTCGCGGTGCATGGTCATGTAGACGTCGAAGACCGCGTCCACGGCGTCCCACCAGTGCGCCATCTCGACGCCCTCGAAGCGCGCCGACACCGTGCGGACGAACCGGTCCAGGTTGCGCAGGGTCAGCTCCTGCACCACGGCGCGTTTGTCGGGGAAGAACTGGTAGAGCGAGCCGACCGCCACGCCCGCCCGCTCGGCGATCAGCGTGGTCGACAGCCCGTCGTAACCGACCTCGTCGATGAGTTGGGCACAGGCTTCGAGCATCTTCTCGACCCGCTGGGCGCTGCGTTGCTGAACCGGCTTGCGGCGCAGGGGCGCTACTTCGGTGGGCAAGGCGACTCCTTGATCATGTTCTTGACCATCTTGCCGACCACGACCGTGACTCTCTTTCAGGGGAGCCCTTCCATCGTCGCCGAGGGGCGGAGCCCGGCGGTCTGGTGCACCGGGACCCGGCGGCCCCGATGCTTCAAGTCTCTCGTTCCGGCACTCTTCGTGCCCTTCGGACATGCCGAAACCTATATCAGCCGGTCGGGTGTTTCGCCCGGGAACGCCTTGACCGTGACCGCGGAGCCGTTCCGCCGGTGCACAGCCGCTTTCGCCGCCCGCGCGGGGCCGGTGGGGGCCAGGACGGCGTATGCATTCGGTCACGTTGCCAGTGCGAAGGGTCACTATCTAGCGTGTTCGAGTCTTCTCGGTCCGCGACAGAAGGGTCATCGTGGGTAACTGCGGCGCCGCCTCTCGTTCTTCCGGTCCCCCTCGTGCTGTGCTCATGCGGTGGACACCGGCCAGGGCCACCCGGCAAGCGCCGCCCGGTCCGCGGCTCGCGGCCGCCTGGGCCGGCTCGCGGCGCGCCCGGTGACCGCGTCGCAGGCCCTCGCCCGCTGCGGGGCACCGACAAGAGGAGAGCGCCCGTTGGACGGTTGGCGTCGACGGGACCTGTGGTCCCCGTTGGCGGTCGCGGAGGCCAACGCCATGCTCCGCGACGGCGCCTACGGGCTCCGGGTCGAGCCGGCACCGTGGCGGCTGACCGGACCCGGCGCCGGTGTCGGGCTGCCGCTGGGTGAAGCGCCGACCTGGGCCGACCTGTACCGCGCGCTGGTCAGGTTGCGGCGGACCCGCCGAACGCACGATCCGGCCTGGCTGCACCGGTTGACCCGGACGCTGTCCGGCGAGGTGCCCGCCGCGGGCGCGACCCGCTGGGTCGCGGTGCCGCCGGACCGGCTGGAGCGGCTGACGGCCGACTGCGGCACCGACCTCCGCCACTTCCTCGCCCCGCTGGTGGCGTCGGACGGTTCGATGCTGTTCCCCGCCAGCGGCGGCGGGCTGGAGCGACCGGACCTGGTCGTCGACGACAACGGCGGGGTGATCACCGTCCGGGGTGAGGCCGGCCCGCCGGTCCGGTTGCGCGCCACCGACCTCGGTGGCGCGCGCAGCCAGCTCAGCAACTGGTCCGCGCTGGCGGCCGCGGTGGAGTCCGACCCGGTGCTGCGGATGCACTGCGCGGCGCAGGCCGTACCGGCGGCGCTGGCCGACGCCGACTCCGTGCTGTTGCTGCAGGGCATCGAGCCTTCGCCGAGGCATCCCGGGCATCCCGGCGGCACAGTCGTCGCTGGTCTGCCCGCACTGCTGCGCCCGACCGCCGGCGGCCGGGCAGGGCTGCTGCGGCTGGTGATCGAGAACCGCTTCGAGCACCGGGAGGACGAGCTCGGCTACTTCCTCGACCACCTGGTCCGGCCGCTGCTGCGGACCTTCCGCCTGGCGCTGGACGACCACCGGCTCGCGTTGCTCTCGCTGAACCCCGACGGCGCGGGCTTCGAGCTGTCGACCGAGTTACAGCTCACCGGCCGCGCGGTGGTCACCGACCCCGGCGAGGTCCGGCCGGAGCCGACCGGGGCCGAGGTCACCGCTGCCGCCGACGGGCTCACCCGCACGCTCGACGAGCTGACCGCCGGTTTCGCCGCGATCGGCTTCGCGGGCGGAGGGCACCCGCACGCGGCGGTGCGAGCGGCGGTCGACCAGGTGACCGCCGAGGAGCTGCGGTTCCTGCGGCCGCGCACGGCCGAGCTGCTTGCCGGCGACCACGGGCTGCGCGGCTTCGCGCACAGCGTGCCGGAGGACCAGGACCGGGTGCTCAAGGAAGTGCTGCACGCCGTCGAGGAGCGCACCCGCAAACGGCGCTGGAAACGCGACCTGCCGCAGCCCGTGGTCGTCATCGACCTCGACCTGTGCGGGATCCTGCCGATGCGGAGGACGCTCGACGCGGCCCGCGCGGTCTCCGGTCCGCGCCCGGGTGCGCCCGAGGGCATCCTCGAGCTCGCCCGGCCGGGTTCACTGCCGGTGCTGCCCAACTTCTCCGAATCGGCCTGGGACAACTTCGTCGACCTCAGCGGCCTCGGCCGCAAGTACCCGACGGTGGACTGGCGGCAAGTGCACGCCGAGTTCTTCCGCGCGTTCTCCCGGCCGTGGGAGCGGTTGCGGACCGACACCGTCAACCCCGGCCTCGCGCGGTTCGTGTGGGACGTCCACGACGGCGGCGGCCGCGTGGTGTTCTGCACCGGCCGCAGGGAACGCGTGCGGGCCCACACCGAGGCGGTGCTCGCGGCGGCGGGCGTGCCGGACGCGGCGCTGCTGTGCATGCCCGACGACCGCACCAGGCCGATCTCCGAGCTGAAGGTCGAGAAGCTGCGCGAGCTCGGCGACATCGACGTCGTCGCGGTCTTCGACGACCTGCAGCGCAACCGCGTCGCGCTCACCGAGGAGTTCACCGGGGCCAGAGCGGTGGCCGTGGAGATCCCCGGGATGGCCACCGAACGGCGGCCGGGGCAGCCGCTCGGCGACCAGGCGCCGGTGATCTCGACTTTCGAGACGGTCCCGCGCCGTGCCGCACCGAGCCTGTCCAACACGCATTCGCTGGAGGAGCTGCAGATCGGTGCCATGCGGCGCAACCGGATCTCGCGCGACTGGGCGGTGCACCTCAGCGAGCGGGAGACGCTGTCGCTGGTCGGTTCGGTGCTCGCCGACGCCGACCGCTCGGCGGCCAGGACCGCGCGCGGCGCGCGCGTGAAGTTCGGGCTCGACCAGGGTGAACCCGGGTTCGAGCAGGTCATCCGGGCGCTGCACCACGTGTTCACGCGCAAGCAGTTCCTCAAGGGCTCGCGCTCGAACTACCGGTGGGAGGACATGCTTCGCGACGCCGGCCCGTTCGTCTCCCGCGACGAGCCGCTGGAGATCGTGCTGCTGGGCTTCCCGGTCAAGCAGTGCCTCAACCGGCTCAAGGCGTTCGGTCCGCTGCCCGACCTCGCCGAGCTGGGCGGGCTGGCGCGGCTGCGGGAGCTCCGGCAGGCGGTGAGCGCGGTTTACCCGCCCGGCGTGCACTTCAACATCCTCACCGACGGCAGGCACTTCCGGCCCCGCCCCGCCGCCATCACCGGCGCCTACAGCCGAAAGCTCCGCGAGTACGTGCGGCTGGTCGGCATCGACGACTGCACGACGGTCGAGGAGATCGACACCGTCGCCCGGCAGCGGCTCGGTCCCGACCTGCCCGCGCGGCGCGCGGCGCGGCTGGCGCGGTACCGCGCCGAGATTTACCAGGCCCTCCAGGGCCTGGACATCACCGCGAACCCGCTGCGCACGCTCGACGGAGTCGACCACCGGGTGTCCATGATGGACGGAGCGCTGGGCGAGTCCATGCGCCTCTTCCGGGAGATGCTGATGTCGGTGGTGTACTCGGTCCCGGTGACCGTACCGGCCGGCGTCGACCGGCTCACCTGGTCGACGCTGGTCTACGCCGACATCTACAACACGGCCGACCCGGCGGTGCCGGACGAGGTCCGGCGGGGCCGGGCCGCGGTGCTGAGCCGGGCCTGGCACACCGTCGTCCGATACCTGGCGACGCTGCGGGTGGACGAGGAACTCGGCTACGAGGAGCTGTTCCCGCACCGGGTGCGGCTCACCGTCAGCGCGGCCCGGCCGGGTCGCTGCGGCTTCACCTACCTCGGCGGGTCGGGCCTGCTGCCGTGGCAGGGCACCGGGGTGCTCGACCCCCGCGGGCACGTGGCCGTCGACTTCGCGATCGCGGTGCTGGACCAGGGTTTCGTCCCGGTGTACTCGCCGCTGCTCGGACCCCGTCAGCCATTGATGATGGTCCCGGCGCAGCACACCAGGCCGTCGGCGTCCGGCGGGCTGCGCCTGGACGACGCCCTCGCCGAACGCGTCCGCCTGCGGCGGAAGTAGCCCGCCGAGCGAAAGGCCCCGGTCCTGCCGAAAGCCCCGCTCCGACCGAAAAGCACCGGGACAAGCGAAAGGCCCCGGTACTCGTCCGGGGAAACGAGTGCCGGGGCCTTTTCACACTCCGCGTCCGGGTCGGGGAGGACGGATGCGGAGAGGCTTGGAAATCCGCGAACCGGTACCGGTCGGGGGAGGGGAGTGCTTCGGCACCGGTCCGCGGATGTCTGCGGTCCGCCCGGCCTGTCGGCCGCGGGCGGAGGTCCACTGTGGAGTTGGAGGTCGATGTGGTGGCCGACGACCGCGATGTCGAGGTCGGGGGTTCACGACGTCCACGTCCGTCGGCCACCACGAGGCGGTTTCTCGGTCTGGTTCCGGGTCGGGGAGGAGGATGTTGCTTCCGGGACCGAGACCGCCGGCTTTACGGCACCGGCGCCACCTCGCGCAGAGCGTGCGCGGGGCGCAGGTGCCGTGCGGGACGAGGCGCCAGGGCGCCGCTCACCAGGTGCTCGTAGGCCGAGCGCCACACCGTGCAGGGTGCCTTGCACGGGCGCCAGCGGCTCGAGCACTCCGGGCAGTTGCCCTTCTCGTCGGCGTCGTGAGCGGAGAGCAGCGTGCGCCACCCCTCGGTCAAACGAGGGAGCTCGGAGCGCGCCACGGCGAGCAGGGAAGGGGCGTCCGCGCGGTTCGCCAGCTCGGTGAGCACGTCGAGCCGCTCCCACACCGCGTTGCGCAGCACCTGTCCCAGTATCTCGTCCACCGCAACCTCACCGTCACTTTCTCGCCTGCTCAGCGGCAGCCCGCAGCGCGGTGCTCAGCTCACCGGCTCCGCCGGTGGAAAGCACTGCGGTCTCGCCCGGCGGTCCGACGAGAACCACCTTGTCCCGGTTCACCAGCACGGTGAGGTCCCGCGGCGCGTTGGTCGCGTCCCGACAGTGGAACCGCCACCACCTGGTGCGGTCGCCGGCACCGCCGGAGGACTCGGCCGGACCGGCCGGGTCTCCCTGCTGCTCGGTGCTGTCCACGGTCGTCGGGGTTCCTCTCCGTACTCGGTTGCTTACCCACGACTAGATTGATGCGTGTCGGGCCACTTCGCCTAGTCGGTAGGCGACGACCGGGCCGACGGCGACGACGAGCGGTCGGCGGACTTCACCCCCGCCGATCACCTCCGACGAAGAGCACTTCACCGACTTGCTGGAGTGCCCTTACTCTGCGACCAACGCCCGTCAGTGCGTGAGGGGGTCCAAATGAACATCATCGGTTCCAGCGGCTCGCCCGTTACACCCGACGTGTGGAACGAGCGACCGATGCGGGACGCCCTGGCGAACCGGAACATCAGCGAGGTCTACAAGCAGCTTCGCAGGCACGGTGTTTCGCAACGCCAGATAGCGGCCTCCACCGGGCAGTCGCAGTCCGAGGTGTCCGAGATCCTCAAGGGTCGGCAGGTCATGGCATATGACGTGCTGGCACGCATCGCTGACGGGCTGGGAATACCGAGGGGGTACATGGGCCTCGCCTACGACGGGGCGACGGCAGTGAGGGTCGCTAACTCGACCAGCGACTCCCAGGCTGAGGAGGACGAGTCGGTGAAGCGTCGGAAGTTCTTGTCCCATGCCGCGGCTGTCACCATGGGTGCGGCCGTCTTCGGCGCCGAGGAGAGCAGCTGGGTGCCCGCGAGCGCCCAGACGCCGGCCCCGGGCCGCATCGGCATGACCGACGTGCAACAGATCCAGGCCGCGACGAAGGCGTTGCGAGACCTCGACTACCGCTACGGCGGAGGTACCTGTCGCGACGCGGTGGTCGCCCAGCTCTCCTGGGCGCAGCAACTGCTCGAAGCCACGGCGACCGACCAGGTGCGCAGGAAGCTGTTCGTGTCGCTGGCCGACATGCACAGCCTGGCCGGTTGGACCTCGTTCGACACCGGTCTGCTGGATCCGGCCCGCGGGCACTTCGGCAAGGCGCTGGAGTTCGCCAAGCAGGCCGAGGACGACAGCCTCGTGGCCAGCGTGCTCTACCGGATGGGCCGGGTCTACCTGCACTACCAGGAGCCCAACGAGGCCCTGAAGCTGTTCCAGCTGGGCCAGATCGCGGCCCAGGAGTCCGGCTCGGCGCTCACCGTCGCCGTGCTGTGCGCCAACGAGGCGTGGGCCTACGGCATGCTCAACAAGCCAGACCAGGTGCAGAAGATGGTCGGGCGCACGAAGGACGAGTTCGCCAGGGCCGACGTCAACGACGCCCCGGACTGGGTCCGGTTCTTCACCGAGAACGATCTGCACGGCATGATCGGCTCCGCCAACGACGCGCTCGCCGTGTTCGACCCGGACCGCTACGCCCCGATCGCGGTGGCCGAGACCATCAAGTGCAACGAGGCCTACGGCACGGACATGCAACGCACCCACGTGTTCGGGCTGAGCCTGCAGGCCACCAACCACATCCGGGCCGGTGACCTGCAGCAGGGCATCAAGGTCGGCAGGACCGCGCTGGCGATCGGCGAGAAGGTCAAGTCCGCCAGGGTCGCCGACCGGCTGCGGCCGCTGGAGCTGGAGGCGGGCAGGCACCGGATGAACTCCGACGCCCGCGACCTCTCCGAGGAGATCCGGCGGTTCCGCGAAGTGTGAAGGCCGGAGCTCGCCGGGCGGACGCCCCGGTGGCGGCGCGGGCGGTCCCGCGCCGCCACCGGAGGCAGGCGGCCGGGGCTCCGCCCGGGCAGGCATCGGTTGGCTGATGATGAGTTTCCAGACACGCCCCATGGAGGACGGCCGGTACACCCGGCCCAAGCTGGCGCTGGCGCTGGCCGAGATATGCGCCGCGGTCGGGCTCGACTCGCGTGACGCGCGGCTGCTCCGGTTCGTCAACAACGGGGTCTTCCTGCTCGAACGGGAGCAGGTGATCGTGCGCATCGTCCTCGCGCCGTCTTTTTCATATCGTGCTGTCAACGTTGTCGAGGCCGCGAGGTGGCTCGCCGAGCACGACGTGCCCGCGGTGCGGCTGCTGCCGGGCATCCGGCAGCCGGTGCGCGTGGGCGGGCATCTGGCGACGCTGTGGCGTTCGGTGCCCGACACCGGTGCACGGCCGACCGGCGCGCACCTGGGCAGGCTGCTGCGCAGGGTGCATTCGTTGCCGCGGCCCACGACGCTGCCGGAATGGCGGCCGATGGAGGACGTCCGGCGCAGGCTCTTCGACGCCGAGGAGCTCGACTCCGACGACCGGTACTTCCTGGAGCAGCGCTGCGACGACGTCGAGCAGCGGCTCGACGCCCTGCGCTTCCCGCTTCCGCGCGGTGTGGTCCACGGCGACGCCCACCTCGGGAATCTGATCGTCACACCTGGCGGTCCGGTGCTGTGCGACCTGGACTCGCTGTGCGTCGGCCCGCCGGAGTGGGACCTGACCCCGATGGCCGTGGGACGCCTGCGGCTGGGGCATCCGCCGGAGCGCTACGAAGAGCTGGCCCGCGCCTACGGCTTCGATCTGCTGGCGTGGGAGGGCTTCCAGGTTCTGCGCGACCTGCGCGAACTGAAGATCACCGTCAGCGTGCTGCCGATCCTGCGCAGCAATCCCGGCATCCGCGGTGAGCTGCGCCGCAGGCTCCGCACGATGCGAGCCGGTGATGTCACTGCGCAGTGGGCGCCCTACAACTAGTGGATGACAGCGCCTCACACTTTCGTACGTTCGGGCGAACTTGTTCGACACGCTCGTATCGTTTAGTGATTCTGGGAGACAGATTCACCATTCTGCATGTAAACCAGAAGTGGCCAGAGCTGTCAGGCGACCGGACGGGCTGTCGATGGAGATCGCGAACATGAGGCGGGCGAAGCTGGTCCCGAGGTGGCGTGGCAAGCGGGCGCTGCGCTCGGCGCAGGTGCTGGACGACGTGGTGAACGCTCAGGTCGCGCTGCTCCCGCAGCTCTCGCCGGAGGCCAGGCAGCGCAGCGCCGACCACCTGGCGGAGATGGTCATGCTCGGCCAGGCGTACCGGCACTACGCGGCGGGCTGGATCAGCCGGCGCGAACTCGAGCGCCGCGGCAAGGCCGCGTTGCGCCGTATGGAGTCAACCAAGCGGCCACCTTTGGAGCAACTCACCGAACGTGAGTGACCGTTCAGCGACAGTCGCGATTTTTCGCATCGCGGAATAATTCCTGGTGGACCGCACACGACTTCGTCCGCGCCGAACGTTTGCGATCTTGGTCGGCCAGCCGGGCCCGGGCGATCGCGACGTACCCGGGGTTGCCGAGGCGCAGTCCGTGCAGGCCGAGCAGCGCGCTGGAGCGGAACGCGGTGTGCTCGGCGATGTGCTCGCCGAACAGCTCGGGAACGGTGCCACCCGCCTCCGCGTAGTGGCCGAGCAGCCGGTCCAGCCCGTCGGGGCCGAACGCCAGCCGCGGCGCGGCGAAGTCCAGCGCCGGGTCGGCGACCGCGGCGTCGGTCCAGTCCAGCAGCCCGACCAGCGCTCCTGACCCGTCGACCAGCGTGTGACCAAAGTGCAGGTCGCCGTGCACGAGCCGGGTTTCGGCGGTCCAGAACCGGTCGTCGGCCAGCCACCTCTCCCAGCGCCGGACCTCGTGCGCCGGCACCGGCAGCCGCGCGCGGGCCTCGCGCAGCTGCCGGGCGACCTCGGCGCGCTGCTGGTCGGCGCTGCTCACGGGGACGCCGAGCCGGGCGGCCTCGGCCACCGGCGTGCGGTGCAGTTCGGCGATGACCTCGCCCAACGCCCGGAAGAAGGCGTCGGTGGGTTCGGCCCGCCAGTCGAACGCGAGGGTCAGCGGGTCCTCGTCGGCCATCGGCCTGCCGGGCAGCCGCCGGTAGGCCACCAGGTCGGCGGCGCGGATCTCCCAGTCCGGCAACGCGACCGCCAGCCGGGGCCGAAGATGCTCCAGCACCCGGGCCTCCACGTCGATGAGCCGGGCGACCTCGGGCCGGCGCGGGGCGCGCAGCACCCAGCGGACGCCGTCGTCGTCGACGGCGTGGACGACCCGGAAGTCCCAGCCGGTCTCGTCGACCGACACCGGCCGGACCCGCAGGCCGTGCGCGCGGGCGCGCTCGATCATGATCAACAGTGTATTCCGCCGGTCCACCGGTTTCCGGCCACGACCGCAGCGCGGTGAGTAGTGGGCTACGACCGCAGCGCGGTGAGTAGTTGGGCCGAGACCCGCTGAGCGGGGAGTAGGTGGGGCCGAGACCCGCTGAACGGGGAGTAGGTGGGCCACGACCGCAGCGCGGGGAGTACCGAGCCACGACCAACCGCGCGGCGAGTAGCTGGGGCAATGGCGCCTGCGGCTTGTGGTGAGCCCCGCGGCTTGTGGGCCTGCGAAGGTTGCGGGCCACGTCCCGCGGTGGTTGGCGAGCCCCCGCGGCGAGTGGCGACGACGTTCTTCCCGCAGC is a window of Saccharopolyspora erythraea NRRL 2338 DNA encoding:
- a CDS encoding TetR family transcriptional regulator, whose product is MPTEVAPLRRKPVQQRSAQRVEKMLEACAQLIDEVGYDGLSTTLIAERAGVAVGSLYQFFPDKRAVVQELTLRNLDRFVRTVSARFEGVEMAHWWDAVDAVFDVYMTMHREVPGFSRLHFGDVVDLRLLDASKDNNTVIAEKLTSLIAAEFDLEAADLMLPLSVAVEAADAVLHLAFRRDPAGDPTLVTEARELVRGYLANRLPDDQPKDLPSPR
- a CDS encoding L-tyrosine/L-tryptophan isonitrile synthase family protein, encoding MDGWRRRDLWSPLAVAEANAMLRDGAYGLRVEPAPWRLTGPGAGVGLPLGEAPTWADLYRALVRLRRTRRTHDPAWLHRLTRTLSGEVPAAGATRWVAVPPDRLERLTADCGTDLRHFLAPLVASDGSMLFPASGGGLERPDLVVDDNGGVITVRGEAGPPVRLRATDLGGARSQLSNWSALAAAVESDPVLRMHCAAQAVPAALADADSVLLLQGIEPSPRHPGHPGGTVVAGLPALLRPTAGGRAGLLRLVIENRFEHREDELGYFLDHLVRPLLRTFRLALDDHRLALLSLNPDGAGFELSTELQLTGRAVVTDPGEVRPEPTGAEVTAAADGLTRTLDELTAGFAAIGFAGGGHPHAAVRAAVDQVTAEELRFLRPRTAELLAGDHGLRGFAHSVPEDQDRVLKEVLHAVEERTRKRRWKRDLPQPVVVIDLDLCGILPMRRTLDAARAVSGPRPGAPEGILELARPGSLPVLPNFSESAWDNFVDLSGLGRKYPTVDWRQVHAEFFRAFSRPWERLRTDTVNPGLARFVWDVHDGGGRVVFCTGRRERVRAHTEAVLAAAGVPDAALLCMPDDRTRPISELKVEKLRELGDIDVVAVFDDLQRNRVALTEEFTGARAVAVEIPGMATERRPGQPLGDQAPVISTFETVPRRAAPSLSNTHSLEELQIGAMRRNRISRDWAVHLSERETLSLVGSVLADADRSAARTARGARVKFGLDQGEPGFEQVIRALHHVFTRKQFLKGSRSNYRWEDMLRDAGPFVSRDEPLEIVLLGFPVKQCLNRLKAFGPLPDLAELGGLARLRELRQAVSAVYPPGVHFNILTDGRHFRPRPAAITGAYSRKLREYVRLVGIDDCTTVEEIDTVARQRLGPDLPARRAARLARYRAEIYQALQGLDITANPLRTLDGVDHRVSMMDGALGESMRLFREMLMSVVYSVPVTVPAGVDRLTWSTLVYADIYNTADPAVPDEVRRGRAAVLSRAWHTVVRYLATLRVDEELGYEELFPHRVRLTVSAARPGRCGFTYLGGSGLLPWQGTGVLDPRGHVAVDFAIAVLDQGFVPVYSPLLGPRQPLMMVPAQHTRPSASGGLRLDDALAERVRLRRK
- a CDS encoding helix-turn-helix domain-containing protein; this translates as MNIIGSSGSPVTPDVWNERPMRDALANRNISEVYKQLRRHGVSQRQIAASTGQSQSEVSEILKGRQVMAYDVLARIADGLGIPRGYMGLAYDGATAVRVANSTSDSQAEEDESVKRRKFLSHAAAVTMGAAVFGAEESSWVPASAQTPAPGRIGMTDVQQIQAATKALRDLDYRYGGGTCRDAVVAQLSWAQQLLEATATDQVRRKLFVSLADMHSLAGWTSFDTGLLDPARGHFGKALEFAKQAEDDSLVASVLYRMGRVYLHYQEPNEALKLFQLGQIAAQESGSALTVAVLCANEAWAYGMLNKPDQVQKMVGRTKDEFARADVNDAPDWVRFFTENDLHGMIGSANDALAVFDPDRYAPIAVAETIKCNEAYGTDMQRTHVFGLSLQATNHIRAGDLQQGIKVGRTALAIGEKVKSARVADRLRPLELEAGRHRMNSDARDLSEEIRRFREV
- a CDS encoding phosphotransferase enzyme family protein, with product MEDGRYTRPKLALALAEICAAVGLDSRDARLLRFVNNGVFLLEREQVIVRIVLAPSFSYRAVNVVEAARWLAEHDVPAVRLLPGIRQPVRVGGHLATLWRSVPDTGARPTGAHLGRLLRRVHSLPRPTTLPEWRPMEDVRRRLFDAEELDSDDRYFLEQRCDDVEQRLDALRFPLPRGVVHGDAHLGNLIVTPGGPVLCDLDSLCVGPPEWDLTPMAVGRLRLGHPPERYEELARAYGFDLLAWEGFQVLRDLRELKITVSVLPILRSNPGIRGELRRRLRTMRAGDVTAQWAPYN
- a CDS encoding macrolide 2'-phosphotransferase gives rise to the protein MIERARAHGLRVRPVSVDETGWDFRVVHAVDDDGVRWVLRAPRRPEVARLIDVEARVLEHLRPRLAVALPDWEIRAADLVAYRRLPGRPMADEDPLTLAFDWRAEPTDAFFRALGEVIAELHRTPVAEAARLGVPVSSADQQRAEVARQLREARARLPVPAHEVRRWERWLADDRFWTAETRLVHGDLHFGHTLVDGSGALVGLLDWTDAAVADPALDFAAPRLAFGPDGLDRLLGHYAEAGGTVPELFGEHIAEHTAFRSSALLGLHGLRLGNPGYVAIARARLADQDRKRSARTKSCAVHQELFRDAKNRDCR